The Colias croceus chromosome 18, ilColCroc2.1 genome has a window encoding:
- the LOC123699822 gene encoding uncharacterized protein LOC123699822 — MYSATLCFVLVNTVYSVLSENPILMPSVNSDESVKISECVLKLSAKYFVEKKALSGSIVILAINPDEFTKQYLLQTVHNGIKYSIMVKTPFYPHANASHFREKAKNYMMVLENKTDLRAYIALLSKLPTWNPFAKTIILYEKQENEDNERLAISLINELHQSKLLKTIVLIYSPLDDEIIAYSWNPYTETNCGGRCDSVYILDRCKDNVIRQLEVQREMFPLNLKGCPLLTYAVISEPYVLPPDGKLTTEIWNDVYDFQKGGEISLVKIIGQFTNMTPIIRMSEIEENWGVIYPNGSALLRNDSVDLVIGDIEVTRTIRKWFNPTISYTQDEMTWCVPRAGKAATWDNIVTIFQWSTWAATFGCLITISLLFHYFGYKENSKVSKWPTNSLLKSFGMLLGWSVSLDARSATFRILMFGWLCFSINMGISYVSFLRSFLMHPRFEKQISSEADLIQSGIPLGGREIYRSYFETNNASSFYLYRKYNSTTFSEGIRRAAYGRNFAVVSSRRQAVYMDQVLGTGESLIYCFPESHNLYKYGVALLAREWYPLLERFNNIIRSVSENGLIEKWNKELFIRLVGAKGTNTIVPLGMQHLLGAFFLIGIMYVIAISVFIWELIIGYIDRRKT, encoded by the coding sequence ATGTACTCCGCAACGCTGTGTTTCGTTTTAGTAAATACAGTTTATTCTGTACTAAGTGAAAATCCAATACTTATGCCATCTGTTAACTCTGACGAGAGCGTAAAAATATCTGAATGCGTTTTAAAACTGTCCGCTAAGTACTTTGTCGAGAAAAAAGCTTTAAGTGGCAGCATCGTCATTCTAGCCATTAATCCAGATGAATTCACAAAGCAGTATCTTTTGCAAACGGTGCACAatggtataaaatattcaataatggTAAAAACACCGTTCTATCCCCACGCGAACGCGTCTCACTTCAGAGAAAAAGCCAAAAATTACATGATGGTACTAGAAAATAAAACTGACTTAAGGGCTTATATTGCATTACTAAGCAAATTACCTACTTGGAATCCCTTCgcaaaaacaattatattatatgaaaaacaaGAAAACGAAGACAATGAAAGACTCGCTATCTCGTTAATAAACGAATTACATCAGTCTAAGTTACTTAAAACCATCGTTCTAATATATTCTCCATTAGACGATGAGATTATAGCGTACTCTTGGAATCCTTATACAGAAACAAATTGCGGGGGCAGATGCGATTCAGTATACATTTTAGACAGATGTAAAGATAATGTTATAAGGCAATTAGAGGTTCAAAGGGAAATGTTTCCATTAAACTTGAAAGGATGCCCTTTATTAACATATGCCGTTATATCAGAGCCATACGTGCTGCCTCCGGATGGAAAACTGACAACTGAGATTTGGAACGATGTCTACGATTTTCAGAAAGGCGGTGAGATAAGTTTAGTAAAAATTATAGGGCAATTTACAAACATGACACCTATTATACGCATGTCTGAGATCGAGGAAAATTGGGGAGTCATTTACCCGAATGGATCGGCTTTACTTAGAAATGACTCGGTGGATCTTGTTATTGGTGACATCGAAGTTACTAGAACAATTCGTAAGTGGTTCAATCCAACAATCAGTTATACGCAGGACGAGATGACGTGGTGCGTCCCGCGTGCAGGTAAAGCGGCGACATGGgataatattgtaacaatttttcaatGGTCCACTTGGGCCGCCACCTTTGGATGCCTTATTACCATCAGCTTATTATTCCATTACTTTGGCTATAAAGAGAATAGCAAAGTTTCCAAATGGCCGACGAATTCGCTTCTAAAGTCATTTGGCATGCTACTCGGTTGGAGCGTCTCACTCGACGCTCGATCTGCTACGTTTAGAATTCTGATGTTTGGCTGGCTTTGTTTTAGCATAAACATGGGGATATCCTATGTATCATTCCTGAGAAGCTTCCTAATGCATCCGCGATTTGAGAAGCAAATAAGCAGCGAGGCGGATCTCATTCAGTCTGGAATTCCTCTGGGGGGCAGGGAGATTTACCGATCCTATTTTGAGACTAATAACGCGAGCTCGTTTTATTTGTATCGCAAATATAACTCGACAACGTTCTCCGAGGGGATCCGCCGCGCGGCTTACGGTAGGAATTTTGCCGTTGTTTCGTCAAGGAGGCAGGCGGTGTATATGGACCAGGTTTTGGGTACAGGCGAGTCGTTGATTTACTGTTTTCCTGAGAGCCACAACCTTTATAAATACGGTGTTGCTTTATTAGCTAGGGAATGGTACCCGCTCCTAGAGagattcaataatattatacggaGTGTTTCCGAGAATGGATTGATTGAGAAATGGAATAAGGAATTGTTTATTCGTTTGGTTGGAGCAAAAGGTACGAACACTATAGTACCGTTGGGTATGCAGCACTTATTAGGAGCATTTTTTCTAATCGGAATTATGTATGTCATTGCAATCAGCGTTTTTATTTGGGAACTGATTATAGGTTATATTGATAGGAGGAAAACATag